In a genomic window of Spirosoma agri:
- a CDS encoding adenylosuccinate synthase produces the protein MVDVLLGLQWGDEGKGKIVDVLAPQYQVVSRFQGGPNAGHTLEFNGFKHVLHQIPSGIFRDDILNIIGNGVVLDPIVFKKEIDGLAKYNLALTKNLQISKKASIIIPTHRLLDAAYEHAKGASKIGSTLRGIGPTYQDKVARQGLRVGDILSPNFQEKYEKLVAIHKVILEQNSFDYASVLPQAETEFFAAVEFMMQFQLTDSEYEINQALTDGRKVLAEGAQGSLLDIDFGSYPFVTSSNTMAAGACTGLGIAPRQIGEVFGIFKAYCTRVGSGPFPTELSNETGELIRKEGREFGATTGRPRRCGWLDMPALKYAIMINGVTQLVMMKVDVLNSFDEIQVCTHYQLPDGTVTERLPYDLCDTEVTPIYKSFKGWRTDLAAIHSFDEMPAELAAYVNYLEESLALPISFISTSPDREAIIYRQAVGMV, from the coding sequence ATGGTAGACGTTTTATTAGGCCTCCAGTGGGGCGACGAAGGCAAAGGGAAAATCGTGGACGTGCTGGCACCGCAATACCAGGTTGTATCCCGGTTTCAGGGTGGACCGAACGCTGGTCACACGCTCGAATTCAACGGATTCAAACACGTTTTGCATCAGATTCCGTCCGGCATATTCCGGGACGATATCCTGAATATTATCGGCAATGGCGTCGTTCTGGACCCTATCGTTTTCAAAAAAGAGATCGATGGGCTGGCTAAATACAATCTGGCTTTAACGAAAAACCTTCAGATCTCGAAAAAAGCGTCGATCATTATTCCTACCCACCGGTTGCTGGATGCGGCTTACGAACACGCCAAGGGCGCATCGAAAATCGGGTCAACGCTCCGGGGTATCGGTCCAACGTATCAGGATAAAGTAGCCCGGCAGGGTTTACGCGTTGGCGATATTCTGTCGCCGAATTTTCAGGAGAAATACGAAAAACTGGTTGCCATTCATAAAGTCATTCTGGAGCAGAACAGCTTCGATTATGCCTCTGTATTGCCACAGGCGGAAACGGAATTTTTCGCAGCGGTGGAGTTCATGATGCAATTCCAACTGACCGACAGTGAATACGAAATCAACCAGGCGCTGACCGATGGTCGCAAAGTGCTGGCCGAAGGAGCGCAGGGCTCACTACTCGATATCGATTTTGGTTCTTACCCCTTCGTTACCTCCTCGAACACTATGGCGGCTGGTGCCTGCACGGGCCTTGGTATCGCCCCGCGTCAGATCGGTGAGGTATTCGGCATCTTCAAAGCCTACTGCACACGGGTTGGAAGCGGTCCCTTCCCTACGGAATTGTCGAATGAAACGGGTGAGCTGATTCGGAAAGAAGGCCGCGAATTTGGGGCAACAACCGGTCGTCCGCGTCGGTGCGGCTGGCTCGACATGCCCGCGCTTAAATACGCGATCATGATCAATGGCGTGACGCAGCTGGTCATGATGAAAGTAGACGTCCTGAACAGCTTCGACGAGATTCAGGTCTGTACGCATTACCAGCTACCCGATGGTACAGTGACCGAACGCTTGCCCTACGATCTTTGCGACACCGAGGTTACGCCGATCTATAAATCGTTCAAAGGCTGGCGGACTGATCTGGCGGCTATTCATTCGTTCGACGAAATGCCGGCTGAACTGGCGGCTTACGTCAACTACCTGGAAGAATCGCTGGCGCTGCCGATCAGCTTTATTTCGACCAGTCCTGATCGTGAAGCCATTATCTATCGTCAGGCGGTAGGCATGGTCTAG
- a CDS encoding Fur family transcriptional regulator codes for MAAPKLSNLESARTIFTAYLENKGLRKTPERFAILEEIYNRQDHFDVDELYISMKNKNYRVSRATVYNTLDVLVDCDLVTKHQFGRNLAQYEKSYGYRQHDHLICTDCHKVMEFCDPRVQNIQSMVGDMLKFNVIHHSLIFYGACARDLCENRQQTPKDAQGIQIPVEG; via the coding sequence ATGGCTGCGCCGAAACTATCAAACTTAGAATCTGCCCGAACGATTTTTACAGCTTACCTAGAGAACAAGGGGCTGCGGAAAACGCCGGAACGATTTGCTATTCTGGAAGAGATCTACAATCGACAGGACCACTTTGACGTGGATGAGTTGTACATCTCGATGAAGAACAAGAACTATCGCGTGAGCCGGGCAACCGTCTACAATACGCTGGATGTACTTGTCGACTGCGACCTGGTGACCAAACATCAGTTTGGCCGCAATCTGGCCCAGTACGAAAAATCGTATGGCTACCGCCAGCACGATCACCTGATCTGTACGGATTGCCACAAGGTCATGGAGTTCTGCGATCCACGGGTGCAGAACATACAGAGCATGGTTGGTGATATGCTGAAATTCAACGTCATTCACCACTCGCTGATCTTTTATGGAGCCTGTGCCCGCGACCTTTGCGAAAACAGGCAACAAACTCCCAAAGACGCGCAAGGCATTCAGATTCCCGTTGAAGGCTAG
- a CDS encoding RelA/SpoT family protein, with the protein MNATAEPAIDLALERQEILKRYRRLLRAAKPMLKGDDAKLIKKAFNTSAEAHKNMRRRSGEPYIYHPLAVAQIAVEEIGLGTTSIVAALLHDVVEDTDTTIADIERGFGVKVARIIDGLTKISGIFEYGTSQQAENFRKMLLTLSDDVRVILVKLADRLHNMRTLDSMPRDKQLKIASETIYIYAPLAHRLGLYAIKSELEDLYLKHVEPEAYKDIAKKLRETRVARDRFIGRFIEPIEKDLVETKIKYIIKGRPKSIYSIWTKLNKSQKPFEEIYDLFAVRIILNVPPEEEKAACWRAYSIVTDHYKPNPDRLKDWISTPRTNGYESLHTTVMSRSGQWVEVQIRTERMNEIAEKGYAAHWKYKGNDTQTGAGIEAWISQVRDMIESAGSGDKKAAIEFVDDFRSNLYSEEVFVFTPKGDLKVLQRGATALDFAFDIHTQIGARCMAAKVNNTLVPLSHVLQNGDQVEVITSNRQKPSEDWLRFVVTSKAKTKIKDLIKEDNKRFVTDGRDLVQKKLRVLRTEMSNEIINQLRAYFGSKTTDDFFYRVGKGHIDVQELKKFKSDKEAKENRLNKLNTDAIQDGKSFTKELKKIHGERADADMLLIGEDMDRIDYTLSKCCNPISGDDVFGFVTINDGIKIHRVTCPNAVELMSNHGNRIIKAKWTSQKELAFLAGLRITGTDRVGLVNDVTRVISNELHINMRSVTIDSTDGIFEGNIRLYVHDTGHLETLMRKLERVQGVFEVVRFDS; encoded by the coding sequence ATGAATGCCACTGCCGAACCTGCCATTGATTTAGCGCTGGAGCGTCAGGAAATCCTGAAACGCTACCGACGCCTGCTGCGGGCGGCTAAGCCAATGTTAAAGGGCGATGACGCCAAACTGATCAAAAAAGCATTTAACACGTCAGCCGAAGCGCATAAAAATATGCGTCGGCGGTCGGGTGAACCGTACATCTACCATCCGCTGGCCGTTGCCCAGATTGCGGTTGAAGAAATTGGCTTGGGCACAACCAGCATCGTTGCCGCCCTGCTTCATGACGTGGTTGAGGATACCGACACGACCATCGCCGATATCGAACGGGGATTTGGCGTCAAAGTCGCCAGGATCATTGATGGGCTGACCAAAATTTCAGGAATCTTCGAATATGGTACGTCGCAGCAGGCGGAAAATTTCCGCAAAATGCTGCTGACCCTCTCCGACGATGTTCGGGTGATTCTGGTCAAACTCGCCGACCGGTTACACAACATGCGGACGCTGGACTCGATGCCCCGCGATAAACAGTTGAAGATTGCCTCCGAGACGATCTACATCTACGCGCCCCTCGCCCACCGGCTGGGTTTGTATGCGATCAAATCCGAACTGGAGGACCTGTATCTGAAACACGTCGAACCGGAAGCCTACAAGGATATCGCCAAGAAATTGCGCGAAACCCGGGTAGCCCGCGATCGGTTCATCGGCCGGTTCATCGAACCCATCGAAAAAGACCTGGTCGAGACGAAGATCAAGTACATTATTAAAGGTCGTCCCAAGTCCATTTATTCGATCTGGACGAAGCTGAACAAGTCGCAGAAGCCGTTCGAGGAAATTTATGATCTGTTCGCCGTGCGGATCATTCTGAACGTACCACCAGAAGAGGAAAAAGCAGCCTGTTGGCGGGCTTATTCGATCGTTACCGATCACTACAAACCCAATCCCGACCGGCTCAAAGACTGGATCAGCACCCCCCGTACCAACGGCTACGAATCGCTGCATACCACCGTTATGAGTCGCTCGGGCCAGTGGGTCGAAGTGCAGATCCGGACCGAACGGATGAACGAAATTGCCGAAAAAGGGTACGCGGCTCACTGGAAATATAAAGGAAACGACACACAAACCGGCGCGGGCATCGAAGCCTGGATCAGTCAGGTGCGTGATATGATCGAGTCGGCGGGTTCGGGCGACAAAAAAGCCGCGATCGAGTTTGTCGATGATTTCCGGAGTAACCTGTACAGTGAAGAAGTATTTGTCTTCACGCCCAAAGGGGATCTGAAAGTGCTGCAACGGGGCGCAACGGCGCTTGATTTCGCCTTCGATATTCACACGCAGATTGGCGCGCGCTGCATGGCCGCCAAGGTCAACAATACGCTGGTGCCGCTGAGTCACGTGCTGCAAAATGGCGATCAGGTCGAGGTGATTACCTCCAATCGGCAGAAACCGAGTGAAGACTGGCTGCGTTTTGTGGTCACCTCGAAAGCCAAGACCAAGATCAAGGATCTGATCAAGGAAGACAATAAACGGTTTGTGACCGATGGCCGCGATCTGGTGCAGAAGAAGCTGCGGGTGCTGCGAACGGAGATGTCCAATGAGATCATCAACCAGCTCCGGGCTTATTTCGGATCAAAAACGACCGACGATTTTTTCTACCGCGTTGGTAAAGGTCACATCGATGTTCAGGAACTGAAGAAGTTCAAATCCGACAAGGAAGCGAAGGAAAATCGCCTGAACAAACTGAATACGGACGCCATTCAGGACGGAAAGTCGTTTACCAAAGAGCTTAAGAAAATTCACGGCGAACGGGCTGATGCCGATATGCTCCTAATTGGCGAGGACATGGACCGCATCGATTATACGCTTTCCAAGTGTTGTAACCCCATTTCGGGCGACGATGTGTTTGGCTTTGTGACCATCAACGACGGTATCAAAATTCACCGGGTGACCTGTCCGAACGCCGTTGAGCTGATGTCGAACCACGGCAACCGCATCATCAAGGCGAAATGGACCTCCCAAAAAGAACTGGCGTTTCTGGCGGGGCTGCGCATCACCGGAACGGATCGCGTGGGTCTGGTGAACGACGTAACGCGGGTGATCAGCAATGAACTGCACATCAACATGCGGTCGGTGACGATTGACTCGACAGACGGAATTTTCGAGGGCAACATCCGGCTTTATGTTCATGACACCGGCCACCTCGAAACCCTGATGCGCAAGTTAGAGCGCGTGCAGGGCGTATTTGAGGTCGTGCGGTTCGACTCCTGA